The genomic segment TCACTGTCTGTATCCAGACAACGCACATGATGACCGAGCTCGGCCAGTACCGCTGCCGACGTCAGGCCTACATAGCCGGCACCGATTATACAGATATCCAAGTTTCCAACAGCCCCTTTAACGCGTGGTTTACGAGTTATCATATTAATCAAAGCTGCGGATTGTCCCGTACAATCGTCTAAATACAGGGTTGGAATCGCCTGTTTGCAGTGAATTTATGAAAAAGAGGAAAACGCAGTGACCGCTTGTATGCCTGCGAATAAGATATAGCATTCTGGCAAAGAAGGGGGGAACACAAATGGTCAGGAAAGCGATTATCCCTGCTGCCGGATATGGTACAAGAAGTCTTCCGATTACCAGGGTCATCCCTAAGGAAATGTTTCCGATTCATCACAAACCCTCTATTCAGTACGTCGTGGAAGAAGCCGTCTCTGCGGGCATCGAGCAGATTCTGATGATTGTTTCCCGTTCCAAGAATATGATCATAGATTATTTTGATGAGTCGCTTGAACTTGAGATGTATCTGCAAAAGGCGAACAAATTACACTTACTGTCTAAAGTGAAACGTCCTGACGTTCAGATTCTTTATACGCGTCAGCCGTTTGCCGGAGGGCTGGGGCAGGCGATCCGTCTGGGGCAGCATTTTATCGGGAATGATCCTTTTGCCGTCCTGCTCCCGGATGATCTGGTTATCGGCGAAGGAATCAAAGAGTTGATCGATGTTTATCAGGAAGAGCATGGCTCTGTTATCGGATTGAAAGAGGTTGAAGAAGAGCAGTTGAAAAATTATGGTGTGATTGACGGCGATCCGATTCGGAATGATCTTTTTTCTATTAAAGGGGTTGTGGAAAAACCTCAGGAGAATCCGCCGTCCCGCCATGCGATCATCGGCAGATATGTTTTTACTCCGGAGATTATGGCTGCATTGGAAAAGGTTCAGCCTGATCGTGGAGGAGAGATTCAGTTAACCGCCGGGATTCAGGAACTGCTGGCTGCACAGCCCTGCTATGGTAAGGTGATTTCGGGACAAAGATTTGATGTGGCCTCTGAAAAAGATTACATCGATTTACAGCTGCAGATGTACCGGCAGCATGCAGATCACCAGGGGAAATAATAGATTGAAAAAATGTTTGCCGGCTGGCAGATCGAGCGCCGCCAGAGGCTTAGTTTTTCTGATGCTGTTTTCCGCAAAAATTTAAAAAACAAAAAAACGGTTCCGGTTGCGGATCCGTTTTTCCTCATTCGGTTTATCCTGCATGAACGGGCGTACCCTCTCTCAGGGTCGTGGGGATGAGCGAACAGGCCTGGGTCGCAGAAGCCCGATGGATTCAACGAACAATCAGCGGGGATGACGCCGGCTGAAAGTGAGGACGCCCTGTCGCAGGGCACGTCCTGTCCATAAAACCCCCACTGATTGACGTTTCACTTTATTTCTCAGCCTGTCTCGTTACAGTCTGATACAAGGTTTCCAGTTCATCTGCGACCCGCTGAAAATTATAGATTTCTTCCACTTTTGATCTTCCGGCCCGGCCCATTTGATCGGCCAGATCCGGATCGGCCAGCAGCGGGTTCAGCACCTGCGCAAAGGCCCGGGGATCCTTATAACGCCTGATGATCTTTGCAGCTCCATCGTTCAGAAATAATTCCGGATTTCCCCCGCGTGCGGTGGTGACGACGGGCAGGCCGGCAGCCATCGCTTCATAGTGTACGCGTGCGAGCGGTTCCTTCCACTGGGAGGGACAAATAAAGATATCTGATGCGGCAAAATATTTCGGAATTTCCTCAACAGGAACATAGGATGTGAAGACCACTCGCTCCTCGAGTTCATCGGCTGCCTGTTTCAGTTTCTCAATATAGCCGCTCGGTGCATCGTCCGCATACCATTTACTTCCGACGATGAGTAATCTGACCCGGCCGGATGTTTCAGAGAGTTCCTTCATGGCTTCCAGAATCAGGTGGCAGCCCTTCTCAGATACCAGTCTTCCGACGAAGAGCAGTACCCGTTCATCACCGGCGATCTGATAACGCGCCCGGATCTGGTTCCGCCATTCCTTCCCTTTCTCAGACCATACAGGTGCATACTCGTTTGTATCCACCCCTGTATAAAGGACATGTGTTTTTTCTTCAAGTCCGGGGAATTTCGCGACCGTATCCTCAGCAACAAACCGGCTGACAGTCAGCACCTGATCGGCTTCCTGCAAACAGCCTGCCGCAAGGTGACGATCCATTTTCAGCGTGTCGTAAATCAGATTATGCAGAGACAGGAAAAGCCGGGCATCAGGCGCAGCCTGGCGAAGTTCAGCGAGCCACCCGGGACGGTTATAAACCTGGATCAGATCGAATGCCCCAGCTCTGATGCTTTCACAGACGTGCGGAAAAAAAACAGACCGGTCAAAGCGGATCCAGGTCACTCCGCCGGACTTTTCATGGACAGGGAGTGCCGGATCGGTAATGGAAAACACGGTCACATCGTGAGATCGGGCAATCAGCGGAGCAATCTTTGAAATCAGAAGCTGGATGGCTCCCCCTTTAACCGGTGGACACGGCCCCCGGTCGGAACAGATGAAGGCGATCTTCATCGCGCTTTCCCCTTACTTTTTTTCTTCCCGTATTTTTTGTCCAGTTCGATCAGACGCTTATCGTCCCAGCCATATAATGCCAGGGTATGATCCCGTATTTCCGGATGGTGGATCCGGATGCTCAGACTGCTTCGGTTCTCACCGTGAAGCCAGTATTCACACAAAGGTTCTTCAAGACAGTAACCGCGGTAATACTCAGCAAGCCGCAGCCACATATCCCAGTCCTGGGAATACCAGTAGTCTTCATTGAACAGTCCGGCTTTGTCAAAGCAGGCTTTATGAACCAGCAGTGTCGATGTCCGGATGGTAAATTTACGTGAAAAAAGGCAATACTGCAGATGCTCCCGGCTTTTACAGGTAAGGGGTTTACGCAGCTTGGTTCTTTTGCCTTTTTCATTGACATTATAGTACCAGCTGTAAAGAAAACGGCACTCAGGGTGTTCGTGAATGAAGGCCATCTGTTTTTCCAGTTTATCCGGCAGGAACCGGTCGTCGGAATCACAGAGGGCGATATAGTTGCCTCTGGCGAGACGGATCCCGGCATTCCGTGCAGCAGAAGGCCCTTTATTTTCCTGATAAATGTAGCGAATTTTATCTCCAAAAGCTTTTAACAGATCACGGGTATCGTCTGTTGAGCCGTCATCTACCACAATAATCTCATAATCGCTGTAAGACTGGGCTAATACGCTTTTCACTGCCGCGACAGTAAAAGCTCCGCGGTTATAAGTTGGGATGATGACACTGATTTCAGTCATCGGTGCGCTCCTTTCCCTGCATGTTCCCTTTTTCAAGAACAGAATCATAAATGCGTTCAAGTTCGTCGATCTGGCGCTCGGCATTGAACTGCCGCTTTACCGTCTTTCTTCCTTTTTTTGCCATCTTACGCCACCGGTCCGGGTGACGGATCAGCCAGATCAGTGATTCGGCAAGCGCATCCGGGTCTTTTTCAGGGACAAGAATCCCGGATTCTCCGCTGCGTACCAGTTCGGGAATGCCCGCATGCTTTGTTGAGACGACAGGCAGTCCGGATGCCATGGCTTCTTTTAATACATTGGGTATCCCTTCCTGATTTCCATCAGGTGTTCTGGTGCTGGCCAGCGCAAACAAGTGGGCTTGTTGCATTTCCCTGACAATATCTTCATATGATAGTGCCCCCGAAAAAGTAACGGCATGATCTAATTTGAGTCCTTTGACCAGATTTTCCAGATCGGTACGCAGCTTTCCATCGCCGACAATGCGCAGTCTGGTGCCAGGGAACTGACGATGCACCTTCTGGAAGGCTTCGATCAGGTACTTCATCCCCTTTTTTTTCACAAGCCGTCCGACAGAAAGGATGGTGATCGATCCATCTAAGGGGACGGGGGTATGCCGGAATGGAAATTGTTCGATGTTAATGCCACTGTGATGAACGTGTATTTTATGTTTGGGGCACCCGTACTTCACCAGAATCTTTTTCATGTTATTTGAGGTTGCCGTGAAGGCATCGCTTTCGGAGAACAGCTGCTCCAGACGTCCATCATATTTTTCCATCGACCGGACATTCGTCGGCAGATCAAAACCATGGAATGAAGTCAGTACAGGGATGTCCAGTTCCTGCCGGATATCCAGCAGCTCGACTCCCGTTACACCGAACCGTGCGTGAATCAGATCGACCTGTTCTCTTGCGAGGATCTCTTTTAATTCATCTCGCGTCCTGTAGATGAAAACCGGATCAAAAGGGAAATTTCTTCGGTTCATTTCTTTCTTGCAGCAGACCAACGACGTGTAGGTTTTCAGATCAATTAATTCTGAATAGATGAATGTCTCGCTGATGGGTAAGAACCAGTTCCGTATGACGGCTACCTTGCGCACGGGATATCACCACTTTCCGTATTTTTTGCATCGCATGCCGCCCGTCAGGCAGAAGGTAAACTGCTGAAATACTGTGCACTTTCAATCATCGGCCGGCAGTCATTGTTGTCTTTTAAGCCGATTTCAAAGATAAAATCTTTGTGTATCAAAAGAGGCTTCAGATTGATCCAGTCAATTTTTCCCTTGCCCAGTGGCAGGGCATCATGTCGCTTGCCTGCACTGTCGACAAGGTGGAAGTAACGCACCTGCTTCTCAACTTGTTCTGTCACTTGCTTCAGCCTGCGGTTGCTCCCTTTTAAAGAAATGAAGGCATGACTGATATCCAGGCAGAGGGCGAGATGCAGCGGCTCAATGATTTCGGAGAGGACGTGCGGGTTGGCAAAAGAGAAAAGGCCGGCTGTTGTGTTCTCCCAGAGAAAACAGTCACCGCCCTTCTGAACCAGCTTTTCAATACGGGTTCTCATGTTTCGACTCGCAGAACGGCCGCTGAGAAGCGAACTTTCGGATCCGGAATAGTGCGCATGAATCACGCATAACACGTCTGCCTGCCGGCACAAATCGGCAAGGCGCCTGCATGACCACTGATAATAGCTGGTGATTTCCGGATTCCGGCTCATGATGTCCAGCCTGATCTGCCTGCAGGTCACGGGCTGATGTAAATAGACTTTGATCCCCGCCTGTTTTAACTGAAAAAGGGTATCCAGCAGTTCCTGCGGCTTCTGTATATCTTCTTCAGTCAGCTGAAGTTCAATGATCTCCGGCAGATACTTCAGCCGGTCGGCTAATTGCCGGGAATCCAGACCGCATTTTAAACGAATAAATGGCATACCCCGCCCCCGTTTCCGCAATTTTTTCCTGCCTGGTCTCAACTGCACGCAGGAAAGTTCATCATAACTGTATTCATGACCATCCGGAAATGTTCCCCCGTCAGGTCCGTGATGCATCTGATCCTGCAATTTTTCTCTGAGCGGCAGTCCATAAGTGTATGCATCATGACTGGCCGGATCATAGGATAGAAAAAGCAGATTGACAGAGGAAGGAGTGTCCGGTGTGATTCACTATGTTGTGGGGCGGAATCTGGGCCATCTGAATAAGTGTGTGGCCAATCTTGCCCGGTTTGCGGAGATCAGTGATGAACCGGTTACCATCTACGCGTTTAAAAAGTCACATGAATGGCTTCGCTCAAATTTCACACACGGAAAGATCGAGCGTTATATCAATCCTCAGAAGAAGGCTGAAACGCTTCTGAATGCCGGTCTGGTCATGCATGACTGGAGGGATGAAATACGCTTTCTGAAAAAGGAACGTACGGGTACCGGGCCGGTTATTGGCGGCGTTTACCACAGTGATCTTTTCGACTCAGAAGAGGATACGGAGCCGGCCAGAAAGTTCAAACGACAGATCCGCGGGATCGCCCAGGAATCCACGGATATCTTTTTCCACATCAACATCAAGCAACCGGAATATGTCCCTCAGCTGTCCACCTGTTATGTGCCGATTCCGATCATCGCGCGGGATATCACTCAATCACCGGAAGAGGTGAAGAAAAGGCTGGGCCTTCAGAAAGACGAGCCTTTTATCCTCATCCAGATGGGCGGGGGAGCCGGGCGTTTCCGATATAAATTCATCAATGAATGGTACGAAAAAATCAATCAGATTCATGTGAGGCCGTACCGGATTGTGATCGGCGGCCAGCTTGAGGGCGGGGACTTTATGTTTCATGATGACAGGGTTCGGGCCCCTTTATTTGCTAATGGGCGGAATTTGATTCATGCGGCG from the Sporolactobacillus sp. Y61 genome contains:
- a CDS encoding glycosyltransferase, which gives rise to MIHYVVGRNLGHLNKCVANLARFAEISDEPVTIYAFKKSHEWLRSNFTHGKIERYINPQKKAETLLNAGLVMHDWRDEIRFLKKERTGTGPVIGGVYHSDLFDSEEDTEPARKFKRQIRGIAQESTDIFFHINIKQPEYVPQLSTCYVPIPIIARDITQSPEEVKKRLGLQKDEPFILIQMGGGAGRFRYKFINEWYEKINQIHVRPYRIVIGGQLEGGDFMFHDDRVRAPLFANGRNLIHAADMVISKPGMGILMDCISTGTPLLALPADTKEREAKNRMLRDLTGSDICLADNRMTPRDLEVHIAELMSQKAHFIKTCRTVPVIGADVVAKSMNMLSGCTLKELPDVYQEILKITPFSVPDQPPHPSL
- a CDS encoding glycosyltransferase, with protein sequence MTEISVIIPTYNRGAFTVAAVKSVLAQSYSDYEIIVVDDGSTDDTRDLLKAFGDKIRYIYQENKGPSAARNAGIRLARGNYIALCDSDDRFLPDKLEKQMAFIHEHPECRFLYSWYYNVNEKGKRTKLRKPLTCKSREHLQYCLFSRKFTIRTSTLLVHKACFDKAGLFNEDYWYSQDWDMWLRLAEYYRGYCLEEPLCEYWLHGENRSSLSIRIHHPEIRDHTLALYGWDDKRLIELDKKYGKKKSKGKAR
- a CDS encoding UTP--glucose-1-phosphate uridylyltransferase — translated: MVRKAIIPAAGYGTRSLPITRVIPKEMFPIHHKPSIQYVVEEAVSAGIEQILMIVSRSKNMIIDYFDESLELEMYLQKANKLHLLSKVKRPDVQILYTRQPFAGGLGQAIRLGQHFIGNDPFAVLLPDDLVIGEGIKELIDVYQEEHGSVIGLKEVEEEQLKNYGVIDGDPIRNDLFSIKGVVEKPQENPPSRHAIIGRYVFTPEIMAALEKVQPDRGGEIQLTAGIQELLAAQPCYGKVISGQRFDVASEKDYIDLQLQMYRQHADHQGK
- a CDS encoding glycosyltransferase family 4 protein; protein product: MKIAFICSDRGPCPPVKGGAIQLLISKIAPLIARSHDVTVFSITDPALPVHEKSGGVTWIRFDRSVFFPHVCESIRAGAFDLIQVYNRPGWLAELRQAAPDARLFLSLHNLIYDTLKMDRHLAAGCLQEADQVLTVSRFVAEDTVAKFPGLEEKTHVLYTGVDTNEYAPVWSEKGKEWRNQIRARYQIAGDERVLLFVGRLVSEKGCHLILEAMKELSETSGRVRLLIVGSKWYADDAPSGYIEKLKQAADELEERVVFTSYVPVEEIPKYFAASDIFICPSQWKEPLARVHYEAMAAGLPVVTTARGGNPELFLNDGAAKIIRRYKDPRAFAQVLNPLLADPDLADQMGRAGRSKVEEIYNFQRVADELETLYQTVTRQAEK
- a CDS encoding glycosyltransferase gives rise to the protein MRKVAVIRNWFLPISETFIYSELIDLKTYTSLVCCKKEMNRRNFPFDPVFIYRTRDELKEILAREQVDLIHARFGVTGVELLDIRQELDIPVLTSFHGFDLPTNVRSMEKYDGRLEQLFSESDAFTATSNNMKKILVKYGCPKHKIHVHHSGINIEQFPFRHTPVPLDGSITILSVGRLVKKKGMKYLIEAFQKVHRQFPGTRLRIVGDGKLRTDLENLVKGLKLDHAVTFSGALSYEDIVREMQQAHLFALASTRTPDGNQEGIPNVLKEAMASGLPVVSTKHAGIPELVRSGESGILVPEKDPDALAESLIWLIRHPDRWRKMAKKGRKTVKRQFNAERQIDELERIYDSVLEKGNMQGKERTDD
- a CDS encoding TIM barrel protein, with the translated sequence MPFIRLKCGLDSRQLADRLKYLPEIIELQLTEEDIQKPQELLDTLFQLKQAGIKVYLHQPVTCRQIRLDIMSRNPEITSYYQWSCRRLADLCRQADVLCVIHAHYSGSESSLLSGRSASRNMRTRIEKLVQKGGDCFLWENTTAGLFSFANPHVLSEIIEPLHLALCLDISHAFISLKGSNRRLKQVTEQVEKQVRYFHLVDSAGKRHDALPLGKGKIDWINLKPLLIHKDFIFEIGLKDNNDCRPMIESAQYFSSLPSA